One Bacillota bacterium genomic window carries:
- a CDS encoding DUF4411 family protein, translating to MSKKYALDANILISSHRQYYSYDFAPSFWNQLVEKG from the coding sequence ATGAGTAAGAAATATGCCCTAGATGCCAATATTTTAATCAGCTCACATCGGCAGTACTACTCCTATGATTTTGCACCATCGTTTTGGAACCAGCTAGTTGAAAAAGGT